In the Colletotrichum higginsianum IMI 349063 chromosome 7 map unlocalized unitig_7, whole genome shotgun sequence genome, one interval contains:
- a CDS encoding Hydantoinase B/oxoprolinase → MGSLPGPVEGIRISIDRGGTFTDVSIELFPQLGISTLTFQCVASVPGQDDILVKLLSVDPSNYPDAPVEAIRRVLEKATGKEYPKGKKISLRGVESIKMGTTVATNALLERKGERTVFAVTKGLKDLLHIGNQSRPKLFDLAIRKPDVLYSKVIEIPERVTLEAWSENNKPEVIDASSDSALVTGVTGEVVRVLEPLDLDASRKALQEAYDEGYRSIAVCLMHSYTFRDHEAAVAELAAEIGFTHISPSAELSPVVKIVPRGNSSTADAYLTPEIKRYIAGFESGFADLATSGCRCEFMQSDGGLVEFSGLSGLRAILSGPAGGVVGYARTCYDEAEKTPVIGFDMGGTSTDVSRYAGELEQVFETTTAGVMVQTPQLDINTVAAGGGSILSWQSGMFKVGPESASAHPGPACYRKGGPLTVTDANVVLGRVRPEFFPKIFGPNEDLPLDVDASRRLFEELTASINKDENTSLSVEEVAAGFLDVANESMCRPIRTLTEAKGYDAGLHNLASFGGAGGQHACDIAKTLGISRVLVHKYSSVLSAYGMALADVVSEERSPCALTYTEANLAVFAAELDKLVAKAGDVLLMQRIPRERIVSERYLNMRFQGSDTPLMIQESAAQDGGYLAAFKDAHQKQFGFLPVGRDVIIDDYRVRAIGKTTVQLPTPWPKELASAEAAAAPPAKTAKQVYFKGLGWSETPVYGLATLAPHTRIAGPALIMDDKQTIVVIPDAAATVLSETVVVDVAVGTKETISTTTIDPIQLSIFGHRFMGVAEQAGRALQKTSVSTNIKERLDFSCTVFSPEGGLVANAPHVPAMIGSMAFAVKWQIDHWGDDLKPGDVILSNAPVCGGTHLPDLTVITPVFDAEGKKIIFWTASRGHHADVGGILPGSMPPNSKELWEEGAIIKAFKVIEGGVFKEKELTDLLMAPSKFPGCSGTRCLRDNISDIKAQAAANHRGSQLIHGLIEDYGLDVVQFYMEEIQGAAERAVRDMLKTIHKRTAGEPLSAIDYMDDGTPIQLKVTIDPATGGAVFDFDGTGPEAYGNWNAPIAICNSSIIFALRCMVDAEIPLNQGAIRPIDVRVPEASLLRPTEHAAVCAGNVLTSQRVVDVIFRAFGAAAASQGCMNNLTFGTDDPESGFGYYETICGGAGAGPTWDGVSGVHTNMTNTRITDPESLERRYPVVLRRFCLRQGSGGKGAHNGGDGIVRDIEFGIPIKVSILSERRAFAPYGMAGGADGERGRNVWVKKGGRVVNLGGKNTARMEAGDRIVIMSPGGGGYGRPEDRVEGETRRPDGFVGVANGTVDMIQSMGESA, encoded by the exons ATGGGTTCCCTTCCCGGTCCTGTCGAGGGTATCAGAATATCCATCGACCGCGGTGGCACGTTCACAGACGTGAGTATCGAGCTATTCCCCCAACTTGGCATCTCCACGCTGACGTTCCAGTGCGTGGCATCCGTCCCCGGCCAAGatgacatcctcgtcaagcTGCTCTCCGTCGACCCCAGCAACTACCCCGATGCACCCGTCGAAGCGATCCGAAGAGTGTTGGAGAAGGCGACGGGGAAGGAGTACCCCAAGGGAAAGAAGATCTCACTGAGAGGAGTTG AGTCCATCAAGATGGGAACCACAGTCGCCACAAACGCTCTCCTCGAGAGGAAAGGAGAACGGACAGTCTTTGCCGTCACCAAGGGTCTCAAG GACCTCCTTCACATCGGAAACCAGTCCAGGCCGAAgctcttcgacctcgccatccGCAAGCCCGATGTGCTGTACTCCAAAGTCATTGAGATCCCAGAGCGAGTGACGTTGGAGGCATGGTCAGAAAACAACAAACCCGAAGTCATCGACGCCTCCTCAGATTCCGCCCTGGTGACGGGTGTCACCGGCGAAGTCGTCAGGGTGCTGGAGCCCCTGG ACCTGGACGCCTCAAGAAAGGCACTCCAAGAAGCCTACGACGAAGGCTACCGCTCCATCGCCGTCTGCCTCATGCACAGCTACACCTTCCGCGACCATgaggcggccgtcgcggagctcgccgccgaaATCGGCTTCACCCACATCTCGCCTAGCGCGGAGCTCTCGCCCGTCGTCAAGATCGTGCCGCGCGGCAACTCGTCCACGGCGGACGCGTACCTCACGCCGGAGATCAAGCGCTACATCGCCGGCTTCGAGTCCGGCTTCGCGGACCTCGCCACCAGCGGCTGCCGCTGCGAGTTCATGCagagcgacggcggcctcgtcgagttcTCGGGCCTGTCCGGCTTGAGGGCCATCCTCTCGGGtcccgccggcggcgtcgtgggcTACGCGAGGACGTGCTATGACGAGGCGGAGAAGACCCCCGTGATCGGGTTTGACATGGGCGGCACGAGCACCGACGTCTCGAG ATAtgccggcgagctcgagcagGTCTTTGAGACGACAACAGCCGGCGTCATGGTCCAGACCCCCCAGCTGGACATCaacaccgtcgccgccggcggtggcagtATCCTGAGCTGGCAGAGCGGCATGTTCAAGGTCGGTCCTGAGAGCGCCTCGGCCCATCCCGGTCCGGCTTGCTACAGAAAGGGAGGCCCCCTGACCGTCACCGACGCcaacgtcgtcctcggccgcgtgCGCCCCGAGTTCTTCCCCAAGATCTTCGGTCCCAACGAGGACCTGCCCCtggacgtcgacgccagcAGACGGCTGTTTGAGGAGCTCACGGCGAGCATCAACAAGGATGAGAACACGAGCCTCAGCGTGGAGGAGGTTGCGGCAGG cttcctcgacgtcgccaacgAGTCCATGTGCCGTCCCATCCGCACCCtcaccgaggccaagggctacgacgccggcctgcACAACCTCGCGTCcttcggcggcgccggcggccagcacGCCTGCGACATCGCAAAGACGCTGGGCATCTCGCGCGTCCTCGTGCACAAGTACTCCTCCGTCCTCTCCGCCTACGGCatggccctcgccgacgtcgtcagcGAGGAGCGCAGCCCCTGCGCGCTGACCTACACCGAGGCCaacctcgccgtcttcgcggccgagctcgacaagctcgtgGCGAAAGCCGGCGACGTGCTGCTGATGCAGCGCATCCCCCGGGAGCGCATCGTCTCGGAGCGCTACCTCAACATGCGCTTCCAGGGCAGCGACACGCCGCTCATGATCCAGGAGTCGGCGGCGCAGGATGGCGGGTacctcgccgccttcaaggACGCGCACCAGAAGCAGTTCGGCTTCCTGCCCGTCGGCCGCGacgtcatcatcgacgactACCGCGTGCGCGCCATCGGCAAGACGACGGTGCAGCTCCCGACCCCTTGGCCCAAAGAGCTCGCctccgccgaggccgccgcggcgccgccggccaagaCCGCGAAGCAGGTCTACTTCAAGGGCCTCGGCTGGTCCGAGACGCCCGTGTACGGCCTCGCCACCCTGGCACCGCACACGAGGATCGCCGGCCCGGCGCTCATCATGGACGACAAGCAGACCATCGTCGTGATCCccgacgcggcggcgacggtgctcTCGGAgacggtcgtcgtcgacgtcgccgtcggcaccaaGGAGACCATCTCGACGACCACCATCGACCCGATCCAGCTGTCCATCTTCGGGCACCGCTTCAtgggcgtcgccgagcaggccggccgCGCGCTGCAGAAGACGAGCGTGAGCACCAACATCAAGGAGCGCCTCGACTTCTCGTGCACCGTCTTCTCACCCGAGGGCGGGCTGGTGGCGAACGCGCCGCATGTCCCCGCGATG ATCGGAAGCATGGCGTTTGCCGTCAAGTGGCAGATCGACCACTGGGGCGACGACCTCAAGCCCGGCGACGTCATCCTGTCCAACGCGCCTG TCTGCGGCGGCACCCATCTTCCTGACCTCACCGTCATCACCCCGGTCTTCGATgccgagggcaagaagatcATCTTCTGGACCGCTTCGAGAGGTCACCACGCTGAT GTCGGCGGCATTCTCCCCGGCTCCATGCCGCCCAACTCCAAGGAGCTCTGGGAGGAGGGCGCCATCATCAAGGCCTTCAAGGTCATCGAGGGGGGCGTCTTCAAGGAAAAGGAGCTGACGGATCTCCTGATGGCGCCCTCAAAGTTCCCGGGCTGCTCCGGCACGAGATGTCTGCGGGACAACATCTCGGACATCaaggcgcaggcggcggccaacCATCGCGGGAGCCAGCTCATCCACGGTCTGATCGAGGACTACggtctcgacgtcgtccagtTTTACA TGGAAGAGAtccagggcgccgccgagcgcgcGGTCCGCGACATGCTCAAGACGATCCACAAGCGCACGGCGGGCGAGCCGCTCTCGGCCATCGACTACATGGACGACGGCACGCCGATCCAGCTCAAGGTGACGATCGACccggcgacgggcggcgcCGTGTTCGACTTTGACGGCACGGGCCCCGAGGCGTACGGCAACTGGAACGCGCCCATCGCCATCTGCAACTCGTCCATCATCTTCGCGCTGCGGTGCATGGTGGACGCCGAGATCCCGCTCAACCAGGGGGCCATCCGGCCCATCGACGTGCGCGTGCCCGAGGCGTCGCTGCTGCGGCCGACGGAGCACGCCGCCGTGTGCGCGGGCAACGTGCTGACGTCgcagcgcgtcgtcgacgtcatcTTCCGGGCctttggcgccgccgccgccagccagGGGTGCATGAACAACCTGACCTTCGGCACCGACGACCCGGAATCCGGGTTCGGCTACTACGAGACCatctgcggcggcgccggcgccgggccgACGTGGGACGGCGTCAGCGGCGTGCACACCAACATGACCAACACGCGCATCACGGACCCGGAGTCCCTCGAGCGGCGGtaccccgtcgtcctccggCGGTTCTGCCTGCGGCAGGGCAGCGGCGGGAAGGGGGCGcacaacggcggcgacggcatcgttAGGGACATCGAGTTCGGCATCCCGATCAAGGTCAGCATCCTCAGCGAGAGGCGGGCGTTCGCGCCATACGgcatggccggcggcgcggacggcgagcGGGGCCGCAACGTGTGGGTCAAGaagggcggccgggtcgtcaacctcggcggcaagaacacggcgaggatggaggcgggcgaccgcatcgtcatcatgtcgcccggcggcggcggttaCGGCAGGCCCGAGGACAGGGTCGAGGGGGAGACGAGGCGGCCGGACGGGTTTGTGGGCGTTGCGAACGGTACGGTTGATATGATCCAGAGCATGGGAGAGTCCGCATAG
- a CDS encoding Aspartate aminotransferase, with amino-acid sequence MGSTKQQASAFERSEFIPPDAIFDVTRRYVADADPNKVNLGQGTYRDENGQPWILPSVRLAEESLGEPGHEYLPIAGLKPFRDEAVKLVFGTTKALAENRVASCQSLSGTGALLLAGLALKKAATGIKTIYITDPTWSNHELLFASLGFEVKQLPYYKDRAFDFDGYMATLRSADSSSAVILHACAHNPTGCDPSQDQWKQIAAVIVERGVFPVFDSAYLGFNSGSVDDDAWAIRYFVDELGLEAAVCLSFAKNMGLYGERVGAVTFVADSADRARTVGSILENVQRATVSNPPAYGARIAAAVLGTPAIREQWARDLVTMSGRIRAMRKKLYDELVRLGTPGDWSHIVKQSGMFGYTGISKAQVQHLEEKYHVYMADTSRISIAGLNEKNVEYFAKALDDTVRSVK; translated from the exons ATGGGCTCGACCAAGCAGCAGGCCTCCGCCTTTGAGCGATCCGAGTTCATCCCGCCCGACGCCATCTTCGACGTCACGAGGCGCTACGTCGCAGACGCCGACCCCAACAAGGTCAACCTGGGCCAGGGCACGTATCGCGACGAGAACGGCCAGCCGTGGATCCTGCCGTCAGTGCGGCTGGCCGAAGAGTCGCTCGGGGAGCCGGGGCACGAGTATCTCCCCATCGCCGGCCTGAAGCCCTTCCGCGATGAGGCCGTCAAGCTCGTCTTCGGCACCACCAAGGCGTTGGCGGAGAACCGG GTCGCATCGTGTCAGTCGCTCTCGGGGACcggcgccctcctcctcgccggcctcgccctgaagaaggccgccacGGGCATCAAGACCATCTACATCACCGACCCGACCTGGTCCAACCACGAACTCCTCTTCGCCTCGCTCGGCTTCGAGGTCAAGCAGCTCCCCTACTACAAGGACCGCGCCTTCGACTTTGACGGCTACATGGCGACCCTGCGGTCCGCCGACTCGTCCTCCGCCGTCATCCTGCACGCCTGCGCGCACAACCCGACGGGCTGCGACCCCTCGCAGGACCAGTGGAAGcagatcgccgccgtcatcgtcgagcgcGGCGTCTTCCCCGTCTTCGACTCGGCCTACCTCGGCTTCAACTCGGGctccgtcgacgacgacgcctggGCGATCCGGTacttcgtcgacgagctgggcctcgaggccgccgtgtGCCTGTCGTTCGCCAAGAACATGGGCCTCTACGGCGAGcgcgtcggcgccgtgacCTTCGTCGCCGACTCGGCGGACAGGGCCCGGACGGTCGGCTCGATCCTGGAAAACGTGCAGAGGGCGACCGTGTCGAACCCGCCCGCGTACGGCGcgcgcatcgccgccgccgtgctgggCACCCCGGCGATCAGGGAGCAGTGGGCCAGGGACCTCGTCACCATGTCCGGGCGCATCCGGGCCATGAGGAAGAAGCTCTACGACGAGCTGGTCCGGCTGGGGACGCCGGGCGACTGGTCGCACATTGTCAAGCAGAGCGGCATGTTTGGCTACACGGGCATCAGCAAGGCCCAGGTCCAGCATCTCGAAG AAAAATACCACGTTTACATGGCCGACACGTCACGAATCTCCATTGCCGGGCTCAACGAGAAGAACGTCGAGTACTTTGCAAAGGCGCTCGACGACACGGTCCGGAGTGTGAAATGA
- a CDS encoding Dihydrodipicolinate synthase has product MAPRAPPRGIYAPVVAFFHEDETLDLAALKTHVERLAKSSVAGLVIQGSNGEAPHLLHSERQQVIATAAEVLKQHGKSDAVIIAGCGAQSTRETVQLCTEAKESGADYALVLSPSYWTGAMQKPVIQQFFDDVATASPIPILLYNFPAVTSGIDLDSDLIAGLAASNANIVGCKLTCGNLGKLHRVAHDERIPKPFAAFAGKSDFFLHGLVAGSHGVIAAAANFTPKVHVKLLQLYDEGKLAEAQELQTKLSQADWVLVQLGVAGLKAALDRYFGYGGGRSRRPLGLVASAKFEGEKDAVLKSLVDLESSL; this is encoded by the exons ATGGCTCCTCGCGCACCCCCTCGCGGCATCTACGCCCCCGTCGTGGCCTTCTTCCACGAAGACGAGACGCTGGACCTCGCGGCCCTCAAGACCCACGTCGAGCGGCTCGCAAAGTCGAGCGTGGCCGGACTCGTGATCCAGGGGTCCAACGGGGAGGCGCCGCATCTGCTCCACTCAGAGAGGCAGCAGGTCatcgcgacggcggccgaggtgctgAAGCAGCACGGCAAGTCggacgccgtcatcatcgccggctgTGGCGCGCAGAGCACGCGCGAGACGGTCCAGCTCTGCACCGAAGCCAAGGAGTCGGGAGCGGACTACGCCCTCGTGCTGTCGCCGAGTTACTGGA CCGGGGCGATGCAGAAACCAGTGATCCAGCAGttcttcgacgacgtcgcgacggcctcgcccatccccatcctcctGTACAACTTCCCCGCCGTGACGTCGGGCATCGACCTCGACTCAGACCTCATCGCGGGGCTCGCGGCGTCCAACGCCAACATCGTGGGCTGCAAGCTGACGTGCGGCAACCTGGGCAAGCTGCACCGCGTGGCACACGACGAACGGATCCCGAAACCCTTTGCGGCGTTCGCGGGCAAGTCGGACTTCTTCCTGCACGGCCTCGTGGCGGGCTCGCACGGCGtcatcgcggcggcggccaacTTCACGCCAAAAGTACACGtcaagctgctgcagctctacgacgagggcaagctcgccgaggcgcaGGAGCTGCAGACGAAGCTGAGCCAGGCGGACTGGGTGCTGGTGCAGCTGGGCGTCGCCGGGTTGAAGGCCGCGCTGGACAGGTATTTCGGGTACGGAGGCGGCCGAAGCAGACGGCCTCTCGGCTTGGTTGCCAGCGCAAAGTTTGAGGGAGAGAAGGATGCGGTGCTCAAGAGTCTGGTGGACTTGGAAAGTTCGCTGTGA
- a CDS encoding Histidine acid phosphatase, with amino-acid sequence MGTLSLVLLMGALLSTSSAQSSNPSVWASVAMIMHGERTPLRSGLQDTLTPRGAQQLYAQGSAFRARYLASGTPTNISEGRITSRAAIRDVARNVIEHEQLSIFSVPDAHVVAGATAFMQGLYPPITQAFAAETGGTNISLSTLSGNLTQYPLGGYQYPVIETLGVLDERSVYIRGNTECPQWRISTTTVMQLDPYMRKLYETSLPGYHLLFSTPPLNDGTIPLSNANFWDAYNLYEYVRYRYTHEQAIYDAMKDDYAQQSQFLMMYARQQQLNMTSNKAVSGLKKGDMIRTIAGRTFARKVVDALEANGNYGGYSNKMTIMFSSHEPFMAFFALAQLQQQYQTLLTPFWDIPENGAAMVFELIGDQPNEPNTYPTEDNLYVRFLYRENANPNTPFEEYSLFGLSDADTRMTYSYFKQEMLKLGVDVSTWCSICGSVESFCDWENHTTTTTRPTVGEAIRSDAQNPVVAGIIGAIIVLAALGVLFVMAAVCGGFRIHRKRAVTGPESRDKDGRVAGFGGFKAAEKMASDPDLTVSKRGVHHERQGSWELHSGRDVTAGQAGIVVGKASSTFRGRSMDDDDAASVIGASPVKPREGV; translated from the exons ATGGGCACCTTATCGTTGGTCTTGTTAATGGGCGCTCTGCTCTCGACATCGTCAGCCCAGTCCTCCAATCCTTCAGTATGGGCATCCGTCGCCATGATCATGCACGGCGAGCGCACGCCTCTGCGCAGTGGGCTTCAGGACACCCTGACACCCCGGGGCGCGCAGCAGCTGTATGCCCAGGGCAGTGCCTTCAGAGCGCGATACCTGGCCAGCGGGACGCCGACGAACATCTCTGAGGGCCGGATCACTTCCCGTGCGGCCATCAGGGATGTCGCGCGCAACGTCATCGAGCACGAGCAGCTCTCCATCTTTTCGGTCCCCGATGCTCATGTCGTTGCTGGCGCGACCGCCTTCATGCAAGGCCTGTATCCGCCCATCACGCAAGCTTTTGCCGCGGAAACCGGCGGGACCAACATTTCCTTGTCGACCCTGTCTGGTAACCTGACGCAGTACCCGTTGGGCGGCTATCAATATCCTGTGATTGAGACCCTTGGGGTCTTGGACGAGAGGTCTGTTTA TATCCGAGGCAACACGGAGTGCCCGCAATGGAGGATCTCGACAACAACCGTCATGCAGCTGGACCCCTACATGCGAAAGCTTTACGAAACCTCCCTTCCGGGGTACCATCTGTTGTTCAGCACCCCGCCTCTAAATGACGGCACGATCCCTCTCTCCAACGCGAATTTTTGGGATGCCTATAACCTCTACGAATACGTCCGCTACCGCTACACGCACGAGCAGGCCATTTACGACGCCATGAAAGACGACTACGCACAGCAAAGCCAGTTCCTGATGATGTACGccaggcagcagcagctcaacATGACGTCCAACAAGGCGGTGTCTGGCTTGAAGAAGGGCGACATGATCAgaaccatcgccggcagGACCTTTGCTCGGAAGGTCGTCGAtgccctcgaggccaacggcAACTACGGCGGCTACTCCAACAAGATGACCATAATGTTCAGCTCCCACGAGCCCTTtatggccttcttcgccctcgcccagctccaACAACAGTATCAGACTCTGCTGACACCCTTCTGGGACATCCCCGAGAACGGCGCTGCCATGGTGTTTGAGCTCATCGGCGACCAGCCCAACGAGCCAAACACATACCCGACAGAGGACAACCTCTACGTCCGCTTCCTCTATAGGGAAAACGCCAACCCGAACACGCCATTCGAGGAGTACTCCCTCTTCGGGCtctccgacgccgacaccCGCATGACATACAGCTACTTCAAACAGGAGATGCTcaagctcggcgtcgacgtctcGACGTGGTGCAGCATCTGCGGCTCGGTGGAGTCGTTCTGCGACTGGGAGAaccacaccaccactacGACCAGGCccaccgtcggcgaggccatCCGCTCGGACGCGCAGAATCCCGTCGTCGCgggcatcatcggcgccatcatcgtcctcgccgctctcggcgtcctcttcgtcatgGCGGCCGTTTGTGGCGGTTTCCGCATTCATCGAAAAAGGGCAGTGACCGGACCCGAGTCTAGAGACAAAgacggccgcgtcgccgggTTCGGCGGGTTCAAGGCTGCCGAGAAGATGGCCAGCGACCCGGACTTGACGGTGTCGAAGCGCGGGGTACACCACGAGCGCCAGGGCAGCTGGGAGCTGCATAGCGGGCGGGATGTTACcgccggccaggccggcatcgtcgtggGCAAGGCTTCGTCGACTTTCCGAGGCAGATCGatggacgatgatgatgccgctAGTGTGATTGGGGCTTCTCCGGTGAAGCCCAGGGAAGGGGTTTGA
- a CDS encoding Cytochrome P450 — MTLPFGSSLELSVSRAHYGLSSSVLILLPLLLTTIAVSRSLYRTISRARLARKLGCRPPPLEPSSLPLGIDIVLASLRADREQRTPDHVAARFAALGAHTFRLSLLGTTNLVTADPRNVQAMLATQFTDFGMGAARSTNLKAVLGRSIFAADGPAWRAAREMMRPLFSRDNVSRLDLLEVHVQTLFRCIEKDMTTMTTTTTTPKGRWSGAVSLASLFPSLTLDSATELFLGQSTHTLEARLRGDDSHPGTAFNHAFERMLAILGTRMRLRSLYWLYGTAELRSCVRTLHAFVDDAIAASDRARSRGSSLAPYDFLDVLRERCAGGDGEVREQVLGLLAAGRDTTASLMAWAWYCLLRDRRVFAKLRAEVLAAFGSSDPAAVSFASLKQCAYLQHVLSETLRLHSVVPFNSRRALVDTTLPTGGGPDGRSPVFVPAGTEVNFSTHVLHRRRDLWGDDADDFVPERWETKRGAAGAAWHYVPFNGGPRICIGQQLALTEAGYVLVRMLQRYDAVEGLDVDASRDWHNFTVVCSPGSPVDRNEAVLCRLRVAAR, encoded by the coding sequence ATGACTCTGCCGTTCGGTTCGTCGCTGGAGTTGTCAGTCTCAAGAGCTCACTATGGCCTCTCATCGTCTGTCCTGattctcctccccctcctcctcaccaccatcgccgtctcACGAAGCCTCTACCGCACAATCTCTCGAGCCCGCCTCGCCCGCAAGCTCGgctgccgcccgccgccccttGAACCCTCGTCCCTCCCgctcggcatcgacatcgtcctcgcctcCCTGCGCGCCGACCGCGAGCAGCGCACGCCGGACCATGTCGCCGCGCgcttcgccgccctcggcgcccacACCTtccgcctctccctcctcggcACGACGAacctcgtcaccgccgaccCGCGCAACGTCCAGGCCATGCTGGCCACCCAGTTCACCGACTTCGGCATGGGCGCCGCCCGCAGCACGAACCTCAAGGCCGTGCTGGGCCGGAgcatcttcgccgccgacggccccgCCTGGCGCGCCGCGAGGGAGATGATGAGGCCGTTGTTCAGCCGGGACAACGTCTCGAGGCTGGATCTCTTGGAGGTACACGTCCAGACACTGTTCCGGTGTATCGAGAAGGATATGACTAcgatgacgacaacgacgacaacaccaAAAGGTCGCTGGTCCGGCGCCGTGAGCCTCGCCTCGCTGTTCCCGTCCCTGACTCTCGACTCCGCGACGGAGCTGTTCCTGGGCCAgagcacacacaccctcGAGGCGCGCCTGCGAGGCGACGACTCCCACCCGGGGACGGCCTTCAACCACGCCTTCGAGCGGATgctcgccatcctcggcaCCCGCATGCGCCTCCGCAGCCTCTACTGGCTCTACGGCACCGCCGAGCTGCGGTCCTGCGTCCGGACCCTGCacgccttcgtcgacgacgccatcgccgcctcggaCCGCGCCAGGTCCCGCGGCTCGTCCCTGGCGCCCTacgacttcctcgacgtcctgcGGGAGCgctgcgccggcggcgacggcgaggtcagGGAGCAGGTCCTCGgtctcctcgccgccggccgcgacaCGACCGCCTCGCTCATGGCCTGGGCGTGGTACTGCCTCCTCCGCGACCGCCGCGTCTTCGCTAAGCTgcgcgccgaggtcctcgccgccttcggctcgtcggacccggccgccgtctccttcGCGTCCCTCAAGCAGTGCGCCTACCTCCAGCACGTCCTCTCCGAGACGCTGCGCCTGCACTCGGTGGTGCCCTTCAACTCCCGCCGCGCGCTGGTCGACACGACGCTGccgacgggcggcgggcccGACGGCCGGAGCCCCGTCTTCGTGCCCGCGGGGACCGAGGTCAACTTCAGCACGCACGTGCTgcaccggcgccgagatctctggggcgacgacgccgacgacttcGTGCCGGAGCGGTGGGAGACCAAGcggggcgccgccggcgccgcgtgGCATTACGTGCCGTTCAACGGTGGGCCGAGGATCTGCATCGGGCAGCAGCTGGCCCTGACCGAGGCCGGATACGTTCTCGTGAGGATGCTCCAGCGGTACGACGCCGTGGAGGGGCTGGATGTCGATGCGAGCCGGGATTGGCACAACTTTACCGTCGTGTGCAGTCCCGGGAGTCCGGTTGACCGCAACGAGGCGGTCTTGTGTCGGCTGAGGGTTGCTGCGAGGTGA
- a CDS encoding 6-hydroxy-d-nicotine oxidase, translated as MSATISSETIEQELHPRLSAEARLHLPNSAGFDKSNLRFTQYERPTYLAAVEPGCEEDVIQVMRYAREKGVPFAPRSGHHAVTTTMRHLKGGILIDMRSLNKLSFDAEKQQVTVGGGVITDDFVKFLQSVGMEVNVGSCPTTGVIGVAFGAGLGRLQGKYGFLHDNMVSCKLVLADGRVLDVSQDSNPDLFWALRGAGHNFGVALEATFRVYPQANGGIHYTWDLEYTLDQCDAVFGTLNSVHESMPPELAIFVLWIRQSDGGRKHHILVNVVWSGPEADADPWVDRFRRLDPVLDSGKVTTSWADLPWTTYKGMNKMLSRPEVWTLAPNKMMGAACVERFDLATTRAFLESVRDMNEAWAGKGFFGAMFECLPHQKVRELPDEATAFPWRWGSNHFLMLMATPLSVKHRPAFEAHLDRWKREFITTSGYGRLQQYVNYGNTTSSMRDPPEALYGYEPWRLEKLRALKRQYDPENVFRWYQPLIEEGER; from the exons ATGTCAGCGACCATCAGCTCCGAGACGATCGAGCAAGAGCTCCATCCCAGGCTATCAGCCGAGGCCCGACTGCATTTGCCCAACTCGGCGGGCTTCGACAAGTCGAACCTGCGCTTCACACAGTACGAGAGGCCG ACATatctggccgccgtcgagccgGGCTGCGAAGAAGATGTCATCCAGGTGATGAGATACgcgagggagaagggcgTCCCGTTCGCGCCTCGGTCGGGCCACCACgccgtgacgacgacgatgcgccACTTGAAGGGCGGCATCCTCATCGACATGAGATCCCTCAACAAGCTGAgcttcgacgccgagaagcagcaggTGACGGTCGGAGGGGGCGTGATAACGGACGACTTTGTCAAGTTCCTTCAGTCGGTGGGAATGGAAGTCA ACGTCGGATCGTGCCCGACGACAggcgtcatcggcgtcgcctTCGGGGCCGGGCTCGGCCGCCTCCAGGGCAAATACGGCTTCCTGCACGACAACATGGTGTCCTGCAAGCtggtcctcgccgacggccgcgtgTTGGACGTGTCGCAGGACTCGAACCCGGACCTGTTCTGGGCCCTCCGGGGCGCCGGCCACAACTTTGGCGTCGCGCTCGAGGCAACATTCCGCGTGTATCCCCAGGCGAACGGGGGCATACACTACACCTGGGACCTGGAGTACACTCTGGACCAGTGCGATGCCGTCTTTGGCACGCTCAACAGCGTCCACGAGAGCATGCCGCCCGAGCTGGCCATCTTTGTGCTTTGGATCCGTCAGAGCGACGGAGGCAGAAAG CACcacatcctcgtcaacgtcgtGTGGTCCggccccgaggccgacgcgGACCCCTGGGTCGACCGGTTCAGGCGCCTCGATCCCGTCCTCGACAGCGGCAAGGTCACGACCAGCTGGGCCGACCTGCCGTGGACGACGTACAAGGGCATGAACAAGATGCTCAGCCGGCCCGAGGTGTGGACGCTGGCGCCCAACAAGATGATGGGCGCCGCGTGCGTCGAGCGGTTCGACCTCGCCACGACGCGGGCCTTCCTCGAGAGCGTCCGGGACATGAACGAGGCGTGGGCCGGCAAGGGCTTCTTCGGCGCCATGTTCGAGTGTCTGCCGCACCAGAAGGTCAGGGAGCTGCCcgacgaggcgacggcgttcCCCTGGCGCTGGGGGTCGAACCATTTCTT GATGCTCATGGCCACGCCGCTCAGTGTGAAACACCGGCCGGCGTTCGAGGCGCACCTCGACCGCTGGAAGAGGGAGTTCATCACAACCTCCGGGTACGGCCGGCTGCAGCAGTACGTCAACTACGGCAACACCACCTCGTCGATGCGGGATCCCCCCGAGGCCTTGTACGGCTACGAGCCGTGGAGGCTGGAGAAGCTACGCGCGCTGAAGAGACAGTATGACCCTGAGAATGTGTTCCGGTGGTATCAGCCGTTGATAGAGGAGGGTGAACGGTAG